Proteins encoded by one window of Planifilum fulgidum:
- a CDS encoding dihydrolipoamide acetyltransferase family protein, translating into MATDVTMPQLGESVTEGTITRWLKKPGDRIAKYEPLCEVATDKVNAEVPATISGTLLEIVAEEGATVEVGQLICRIEEEGSTPSPQPENQGKDSAASSAAAPAGQGDQSMKRRYSPAVLRLAQEHGIDLEKIEGTGRGGRITRKDVLRYIESGKAGASPSADSERIGKKPAAPAGKPAAPEIRVPVAELPAKEGLSVPLEEGDRVVPVTSVRRTIAQRMVTSKHEAPHAWTMVEADVTGLVQLRERLKKEFKEREGISLTYLPFFIKAVVDSLKEFPYLNSVWAGDRIILKKRINISIAVATDDALYVPVIHDADEKSIAGLAKAVHRLAEKTRAGKLTLEDMQGGTFTVNNTGSFGSILSQPIINHPQAAILSVESIVKRPVIKDSMIAIRDMVNLCLSLDHRVLDGLMAGRFLQRVKERVEAYGPDTQI; encoded by the coding sequence ATGGCCACCGATGTGACGATGCCCCAACTGGGAGAGAGTGTGACGGAGGGAACCATCACCCGTTGGCTGAAAAAACCGGGCGACCGGATCGCCAAATATGAACCCTTGTGCGAAGTGGCCACCGATAAGGTGAACGCGGAAGTTCCGGCCACGATCAGCGGAACCCTTCTGGAGATCGTCGCCGAGGAGGGAGCGACCGTCGAAGTGGGCCAGCTGATCTGCCGGATTGAGGAGGAAGGCAGCACGCCTTCCCCGCAACCTGAGAATCAGGGGAAGGATTCCGCCGCATCCTCCGCTGCCGCCCCGGCCGGGCAAGGGGACCAGTCGATGAAGCGGCGGTATTCGCCGGCGGTGCTGCGGCTTGCCCAGGAACACGGGATCGATTTGGAGAAAATCGAGGGGACGGGCAGAGGGGGGCGGATCACCCGGAAGGATGTCCTCCGGTATATCGAAAGCGGAAAAGCAGGCGCTTCCCCTTCCGCCGATTCGGAACGGATCGGGAAAAAGCCCGCCGCGCCGGCCGGGAAACCGGCGGCTCCGGAGATTCGGGTTCCCGTCGCCGAACTCCCGGCCAAGGAGGGGCTTTCCGTCCCCCTGGAAGAGGGGGATCGGGTAGTTCCCGTGACCAGCGTGCGCCGCACCATCGCCCAGCGGATGGTGACCAGCAAGCACGAGGCTCCCCACGCCTGGACGATGGTGGAGGCGGACGTCACGGGATTGGTTCAACTGCGCGAACGGCTGAAAAAAGAGTTCAAGGAGCGGGAAGGGATTTCCCTGACCTATCTGCCCTTTTTCATCAAGGCGGTGGTGGATTCCCTCAAGGAATTCCCCTACCTCAATTCCGTCTGGGCGGGCGACCGGATCATCCTCAAAAAACGGATCAACATTTCCATCGCCGTCGCCACGGACGACGCCCTATACGTGCCGGTCATCCATGACGCGGACGAGAAGAGCATCGCCGGCCTGGCCAAAGCGGTCCACCGGCTGGCGGAGAAAACCCGGGCGGGCAAGCTGACCCTCGAGGACATGCAGGGGGGAACCTTTACCGTCAATAACACCGGTTCCTTCGGATCGATCCTGTCCCAGCCGATCATCAATCATCCGCAGGCGGCGATCCTCTCGGTGGAGTCGATCGTGAAGCGTCCGGTGATCAAGGATTCGATGATCGCCATCCGGGATATGGTGAATCTGTGCCTGTCTTTGGACCATCGGGTTCTCGACGGATTGATGGCGGGCCGCTTCCTTCAGCGCGTGAAGGAGCGCGTGGAGGCCTACGGCCCGGACACGCAGATATAG
- the mce gene encoding methylmalonyl-CoA epimerase, with product MSRTVDPKKISHIGIAVRDLEAALPLYTDVLGLALEGVETVPSEGVKVAFLRIGETRIELLEPLGPDSPIASFLEKRGEGIHHIALEVDGIEERLRLLSEKGIRLIHERPKQGAHGARIAFLHPKATGGVLYELCEPDKTES from the coding sequence ATGAGCCGGACCGTCGATCCCAAAAAGATCAGCCACATCGGAATCGCGGTGAGGGATCTGGAGGCGGCCCTGCCCCTTTACACGGACGTTTTGGGACTCGCCCTGGAGGGGGTGGAGACGGTTCCGAGCGAAGGGGTGAAGGTGGCGTTTCTGCGGATCGGCGAAACGCGGATCGAGCTGCTCGAGCCCCTCGGTCCGGACAGCCCCATCGCCTCTTTTCTGGAAAAGAGGGGAGAGGGGATCCACCACATCGCGCTGGAAGTGGACGGGATCGAGGAGCGGCTGCGTTTGCTTTCGGAGAAGGGAATCCGCCTGATTCACGAGCGCCCGAAACAGGGAGCGCACGGAGCCCGCATCGCCTTCCTGCATCCCAAGGCGACGGGCGGCGTGCTGTACGAATTGTGCGAACCGGACAAGACGGAATCCTAG
- a CDS encoding alpha-ketoacid dehydrogenase subunit beta, with the protein MPVISYIDAVTQALREEMRRDRRVFVLGEDVGVRGGVFRATSGLIEEFGEDRVLDTPLTESAIVGVSIGAAAYGLRPVAEIQFADFIMPAMNQIVSEAARLRYRSNNDWHCPLVIRAPYGGGVHGALYHSQSVESLFMSVPGLKIVAPSTPYDVKGLLKSAIRDEDPVLFFEHKRCYRLIKGEVPEEDYTIPIGKADVKREGTDVTVISYGLTLHFALKAAEELEKEGISVHVLDLRTLRPLDKEAILEAAAKTGKVLIVHEDNKTGGVGGEISAIITEEAFFELDAPVRRLCGPDVPAMPYSPPLEKEYMLSPEKVAAALRELAEF; encoded by the coding sequence ATGCCCGTGATTTCCTACATCGATGCGGTGACACAGGCCCTTCGCGAAGAAATGCGCCGCGATCGGCGGGTGTTTGTCCTCGGTGAGGACGTGGGAGTGCGGGGAGGGGTGTTTCGCGCCACCAGCGGTCTGATCGAGGAATTCGGCGAGGATCGGGTGTTGGACACTCCCTTGACCGAATCGGCCATCGTCGGGGTGTCCATCGGTGCCGCGGCCTACGGACTCCGCCCGGTGGCGGAAATCCAGTTTGCCGATTTCATCATGCCGGCGATGAACCAGATCGTCAGTGAAGCGGCCCGGCTGCGCTACCGGTCCAACAACGACTGGCATTGTCCTCTCGTCATCCGCGCCCCCTACGGCGGCGGCGTTCACGGCGCCCTGTACCACTCCCAGAGCGTCGAGTCCCTTTTCATGAGCGTGCCGGGATTGAAGATTGTCGCGCCTTCCACCCCCTATGACGTGAAGGGGTTGTTGAAGTCGGCCATCCGGGATGAGGATCCGGTCCTCTTCTTCGAGCACAAGCGCTGTTACCGGCTGATCAAGGGCGAAGTGCCGGAGGAGGACTACACGATTCCCATCGGCAAGGCGGATGTGAAGCGGGAAGGAACGGACGTCACGGTCATCTCCTACGGGCTCACCCTGCATTTTGCCCTGAAGGCCGCGGAGGAGCTGGAAAAAGAGGGGATCAGCGTCCACGTGCTGGATCTTCGGACCCTTCGTCCGCTCGACAAGGAAGCGATTCTGGAGGCGGCGGCCAAGACCGGGAAAGTGCTCATCGTCCATGAGGACAACAAGACGGGAGGGGTCGGCGGGGAAATCTCCGCCATCATCACCGAAGAGGCCTTCTTTGAGCTGGATGCCCCCGTTCGTCGCCTGTGCGGACCGGACGTGCCGGCGATGCCCTACAGCCCGCCGCTGGAAAAGGAGTACATGCTCAGTCCGGAGAAGGTGGCCGCGGCCCTTCGCGAGCTGGCGGAGTTTTGA
- a CDS encoding cobalamin B12-binding domain-containing protein, protein MNRPIRVLVAKPGLDGHDRGALVIAQALRDEGMEVIYTGLRQSPEQIVNTAIQEDVDVIGLSCLSGAHNELFPEVTRLLREKGAGDILVIGGGTIPRSDIPFLEKHGIAKVFTPGTPTKETADFIRKALAERKGSR, encoded by the coding sequence ATGAATCGACCCATTCGCGTGCTGGTGGCCAAGCCGGGGTTGGACGGCCATGACCGGGGAGCCCTGGTCATCGCCCAAGCTCTCCGGGATGAGGGGATGGAAGTGATCTATACGGGGCTGCGCCAGTCTCCGGAACAGATCGTGAACACGGCCATCCAGGAGGACGTGGACGTGATCGGGCTGTCCTGCCTTTCCGGCGCCCACAACGAGCTCTTTCCCGAGGTGACCCGCCTCCTCCGGGAAAAGGGGGCCGGGGACATTCTGGTGATCGGCGGGGGAACGATTCCCCGATCGGACATTCCCTTTCTGGAAAAACACGGGATCGCCAAGGTGTTCACCCCGGGAACCCCGACCAAGGAGACGGCGGATTTTATCCGCAAAGCGTTGGCGGAAAGGAAGGGGAGCCGATGA
- a CDS encoding DNA topology modulation protein: MKKIMIVGSAGSGKSTLARRLGRMLDIEVIHLDVHYWKPGWIEPSEAEWLRRVERLTRRDAWIMDGNYTKTIDIRLAEADTVIFLDFPRLLCLWRVIKRWWRNRGRSRPDLPPGCPEKIDLPFLRWIWQFPRIRRPLIQEKLKHARGKRIIVLKGPRDVSRFLRDLENRAAG, encoded by the coding sequence ATGAAGAAAATCATGATCGTCGGCTCCGCCGGTTCCGGCAAGTCCACCCTCGCCCGCCGCCTGGGCCGGATGTTGGACATCGAAGTGATCCATCTCGATGTCCACTACTGGAAACCGGGATGGATCGAACCCTCCGAGGCGGAATGGCTCCGCCGGGTGGAAAGGCTCACCCGTCGGGACGCCTGGATCATGGACGGAAATTACACCAAAACCATCGACATCCGCCTGGCGGAGGCGGACACGGTGATTTTCCTCGATTTCCCCCGCCTCCTCTGCCTGTGGCGGGTGATCAAGCGGTGGTGGCGGAACCGGGGACGCTCCCGGCCGGATCTGCCTCCCGGTTGTCCCGAGAAGATCGACCTTCCCTTCTTGCGGTGGATCTGGCAATTTCCCCGGATCCGGAGGCCCCTGATCCAGGAAAAACTGAAACACGCGCGCGGCAAACGGATCATCGTGCTGAAAGGCCCCCGGGATGTTTCCCGCTTTTTGCGGGATTTGGAAAATCGGGCCGCCGGTTGA
- a CDS encoding metallophosphoesterase family protein, with product MRVAFIADIHGNGVALDAVLEDIEKRKVDRIAVLGDIAFRGPEPKRVLERVQSLTADVIKGNADEWTVRGVRPGEVPEAARAMMNREREWTAAQLEEKDLQYLRHLPESLELELSETIRVHAFHATPESLFDVVPPETDAATMKVRMMSRDGIRLFVCAHIHLPYIRFIDGRCIVNTGSVGLPFDGLPQASYALVEAEGDRFRVTIQRVPYDVEKVVKQFTNGGYPNRDLLIRVVREATSPAGR from the coding sequence GTGCGCGTCGCCTTTATCGCCGACATCCACGGAAACGGAGTGGCGCTGGATGCCGTCCTGGAGGACATCGAGAAGCGAAAGGTCGACCGGATCGCGGTGCTGGGCGACATCGCCTTCCGCGGACCCGAACCGAAGCGGGTGCTGGAACGGGTGCAAAGCCTGACCGCCGACGTAATCAAGGGGAACGCCGACGAGTGGACGGTGCGGGGGGTGCGGCCCGGGGAGGTGCCGGAGGCGGCCAGGGCGATGATGAACCGGGAACGCGAGTGGACGGCCGCGCAGCTGGAGGAGAAAGATCTGCAATACCTGCGCCATCTTCCCGAAAGCCTTGAACTGGAGCTTTCGGAAACGATTCGGGTCCACGCTTTTCACGCCACGCCGGAGAGCCTGTTTGACGTGGTCCCTCCGGAAACGGATGCGGCGACGATGAAAGTGCGGATGATGAGTCGCGACGGCATCCGGCTGTTTGTCTGCGCCCACATCCATCTCCCCTATATCCGCTTCATTGACGGCCGCTGCATCGTCAACACCGGCAGCGTCGGCCTTCCCTTCGACGGCCTGCCGCAGGCCTCCTACGCCCTCGTGGAGGCGGAGGGGGACCGCTTCCGCGTGACCATCCAGCGGGTCCCCTACGATGTGGAAAAAGTGGTGAAGCAGTTCACAAACGGCGGCTACCCCAATCGCGATCTCCTCATCCGCGTCGTCCGGGAAGCGACAAGCCCTGCCGGGAGGTGA
- the lipB gene encoding lipoyl(octanoyl) transferase LipB: MFEVYRLGTVPYRKAWDMQKERVRRIDEGDASNQLLLLEHPHTITLGRGSHAEHLLLSSEEYARRGIDVVEIDRGGDVTYHGPGQLVGYPLFHLGERGNDAHCYLRDLEESLIIALRAFGIEGERKPPYTGVWVGDEKVAAIGVKFNRGRRRRGYITSHGFALNVCSDLSYFDLIVPCGIREYGVTSMERLGKKVSMDEVMDRVVEGISRVFGWEAVEGVHSS; this comes from the coding sequence ATGTTTGAGGTGTATCGACTCGGGACGGTCCCGTACCGGAAAGCCTGGGACATGCAAAAGGAGCGGGTGCGCCGGATTGACGAAGGGGATGCTTCCAACCAGCTCCTCTTGCTGGAGCATCCCCACACGATCACCCTGGGGAGGGGCAGCCATGCGGAACATCTGCTGCTCTCCTCCGAAGAATATGCCCGGCGGGGGATCGATGTGGTGGAAATCGACCGCGGCGGAGACGTCACCTATCACGGTCCGGGTCAGCTGGTGGGTTATCCGCTCTTTCATCTGGGAGAGCGGGGAAACGACGCCCACTGCTATTTGCGCGACCTGGAGGAATCCCTGATCATCGCGCTCCGCGCCTTCGGGATCGAAGGGGAGCGGAAGCCTCCCTACACCGGCGTTTGGGTCGGGGACGAAAAGGTGGCCGCCATCGGCGTCAAGTTCAACCGCGGCCGAAGGAGAAGGGGTTACATCACCAGCCACGGATTCGCCCTGAACGTGTGTTCGGATCTCAGCTATTTCGATCTCATCGTCCCCTGCGGTATCCGGGAATACGGCGTCACCTCGATGGAGCGCCTCGGGAAAAAAGTGTCCATGGACGAGGTGATGGACCGGGTGGTGGAGGGCATCAGCCGGGTGTTCGGATGGGAAGCGGTGGAAGGGGTGCATTCATCGTAG
- a CDS encoding acyl-CoA carboxylase subunit beta has protein sequence MYRKIDELAERRRKVEMGGGEEKIRAQHERGKLTARERVDLLLDEGTFVELNPFVEHRATHFGMDKVEAPGEGVLTGFGKIHGRPVYVFAQDFTVFGGALGEMHALKIARIMDLAAKNGAPVIGLNDSGGARIQEGVVSLDGYGHIFYRNSIYSGVIPQISVIMGPCAGGAVYSPAITDFVFMVEKTSQMFITGPKVIETVTGEKISAEDLGGARIHSSVSGNAHFIAPSEPEALDQVRKLLSYLPQNNMEDPPRVYAKEDDGWNEELAEVVPVEGTKVYDVREVIHRVLDEDSFFEVHERFARNIVVGFGRIDGYSVGVVANQPKVMAGGLDIDSSDKLSRFVRFCDCFNIPIITFVDVTGFFPGVNQEHRGIIRHGAKILYAYSEATVPKITVILRKAYGGAYVALNSKAIGADLVYAWPSAEVAVMGPEGAANIIFSKEIAASDDPERTRREKIEEYRRQFANPYVAASRGMVDDVIDPRETRKKLKEGLEMLRTKRESRPPKKHGNIPL, from the coding sequence ATGTATCGCAAGATTGACGAATTGGCGGAAAGACGCCGGAAAGTGGAAATGGGCGGCGGGGAGGAAAAGATCCGCGCCCAGCATGAACGGGGAAAACTGACCGCCCGGGAGCGGGTGGATCTGCTCCTGGACGAGGGAACCTTTGTCGAGCTGAACCCCTTTGTGGAACACCGGGCCACCCACTTCGGGATGGACAAGGTGGAAGCCCCCGGGGAAGGGGTGCTGACCGGCTTTGGAAAGATTCACGGCCGCCCGGTGTATGTCTTCGCCCAGGATTTTACGGTTTTCGGCGGTGCGCTCGGGGAGATGCACGCCCTGAAGATCGCCCGGATCATGGATTTGGCGGCCAAGAACGGAGCCCCCGTCATCGGGTTGAATGATTCGGGCGGGGCGCGGATCCAGGAGGGCGTCGTTTCCCTGGACGGATACGGGCACATCTTTTATCGCAATTCGATTTATTCGGGCGTGATTCCGCAGATTTCGGTCATCATGGGTCCCTGTGCCGGCGGGGCCGTCTATTCCCCGGCGATCACCGATTTCGTTTTCATGGTGGAGAAGACCAGCCAGATGTTCATCACCGGGCCCAAGGTGATCGAAACCGTCACCGGAGAAAAGATTTCCGCCGAGGATCTGGGCGGTGCCCGCATCCATTCGTCGGTGAGCGGAAACGCCCACTTCATCGCGCCGTCGGAGCCGGAAGCGCTGGATCAGGTGCGAAAACTTTTAAGTTATCTGCCCCAGAACAACATGGAGGACCCGCCGCGGGTGTATGCCAAGGAAGACGACGGGTGGAACGAGGAACTGGCGGAGGTCGTCCCGGTGGAAGGGACCAAGGTGTACGATGTCCGGGAGGTGATTCACCGGGTCCTGGACGAGGACAGCTTCTTTGAGGTGCACGAGCGGTTCGCCCGCAACATCGTCGTCGGCTTCGGACGGATCGACGGATACAGCGTCGGGGTCGTGGCCAACCAGCCGAAGGTGATGGCCGGGGGATTGGACATCGACTCCTCGGACAAATTGAGCCGGTTTGTCCGTTTCTGCGATTGCTTCAACATCCCGATCATCACCTTTGTGGATGTGACCGGGTTTTTCCCGGGGGTGAACCAGGAACACCGGGGCATCATCCGCCACGGGGCGAAAATCCTTTACGCCTACTCCGAAGCGACGGTGCCCAAGATCACGGTCATTCTCCGGAAAGCCTACGGCGGCGCCTATGTGGCCCTCAACAGCAAGGCGATCGGAGCCGACCTGGTATACGCCTGGCCGAGCGCCGAGGTGGCGGTGATGGGACCGGAAGGGGCGGCCAACATCATCTTCAGCAAGGAAATCGCGGCCAGCGACGACCCGGAACGCACCCGGCGGGAGAAAATCGAGGAGTACCGTCGCCAGTTCGCCAATCCGTACGTGGCCGCTTCCCGGGGGATGGTGGACGATGTGATCGATCCCCGGGAAACCCGCAAAAAGCTGAAGGAAGGACTGGAAATGCTGCGGACAAAGCGGGAAAGCCGCCCGCCGAAAAAGCACGGGAACATTCCGCTGTGA
- a CDS encoding acyl-CoA mutase large subunit family protein has translation MAEKAFERLYQEWLEKTEELLAKFPERKERFTTLSGIEVERLYTRLVDEKRLIEKIGFPGEYPYTRGIRPTMYRGRYWTMRQYAGYGSAEETNRRFRYLLEQGQTGLSVAFDLPTQIGYDSDDPMAAGEVGKVGVAIDSLEDMERLFEGIPLDQVSTSMTINAPASVLLAMYIAVAEKQGVPPEKLRGTIQNDILKEYIARGTYIFPPKPSMRLITDIFAFCAERVPRWNTISISGYHIREAGSTAVQEVAFTLANGIAYVKAALDKGLDVDEFAPRLSFFFNAHNHFFEEIAKFRAARRMWARIMKERFGAKDPRSLQLRFHTQTGGSTLTAQQPDNNIVRVALQALAAVLGGTQSLHTNARDEALALPTEESARIALRTQQIIAYETGVADTVDPLGGSFYVEALTDKIEEEAVKYIEKIDEMGGAVAAVEQGFMQREIHRAALETQRRIESGEEVVVGVNRFRMEEEPEPQLLRVDPSLAKRQIERLKDLRSRRDAGKVEESLAALKRAAEGTDNLMPYILDAVRAYATVGEICHALREVFGEYQPV, from the coding sequence GTGGCGGAGAAAGCGTTTGAGCGGCTGTATCAGGAGTGGCTGGAGAAGACCGAGGAACTTCTCGCCAAATTTCCGGAACGAAAGGAACGGTTCACCACCCTTTCCGGAATAGAGGTTGAGCGCCTGTATACACGGCTTGTGGACGAAAAGCGATTGATCGAAAAAATCGGGTTTCCCGGAGAGTATCCCTATACGCGGGGGATTCGGCCGACGATGTACCGCGGGAGGTACTGGACGATGCGTCAGTACGCCGGGTACGGGTCGGCGGAGGAGACCAACCGCCGGTTTCGCTATTTGTTGGAACAGGGACAGACCGGCCTGTCCGTCGCCTTTGATCTTCCGACGCAGATCGGATACGATTCCGACGATCCGATGGCGGCGGGGGAAGTGGGCAAAGTGGGCGTGGCCATCGATTCCCTGGAAGACATGGAGCGTTTGTTCGAAGGGATTCCCCTGGATCAGGTGAGCACATCGATGACCATCAACGCGCCGGCGTCGGTGCTGCTGGCGATGTACATCGCGGTTGCCGAGAAACAGGGCGTTCCGCCGGAAAAACTCCGGGGGACGATCCAGAACGACATCCTGAAGGAATACATCGCCCGGGGCACCTATATCTTTCCCCCGAAACCGTCGATGCGCCTGATCACCGACATCTTCGCCTTCTGCGCCGAGCGGGTTCCCCGGTGGAACACGATCAGCATCAGCGGATATCACATCCGTGAAGCGGGCTCGACGGCGGTGCAGGAGGTGGCCTTCACCCTCGCCAACGGAATCGCCTACGTGAAGGCGGCCCTGGACAAGGGATTGGACGTGGACGAGTTCGCGCCGAGGCTCTCCTTTTTCTTCAACGCCCACAACCACTTCTTCGAAGAGATTGCCAAGTTTCGGGCCGCCCGGCGCATGTGGGCGCGGATCATGAAGGAGCGGTTCGGCGCCAAGGATCCGCGTTCGCTCCAGCTCCGCTTCCACACCCAGACGGGCGGCTCCACCCTGACCGCCCAACAGCCGGACAACAACATCGTCCGGGTCGCCCTGCAGGCGTTGGCCGCGGTGCTGGGAGGAACCCAGAGTCTGCACACCAATGCCCGGGATGAGGCCCTGGCCCTGCCGACGGAGGAGTCCGCGCGCATCGCCCTGCGCACCCAGCAGATCATCGCCTACGAGACCGGCGTGGCGGACACCGTGGATCCCCTGGGCGGCTCCTTCTACGTGGAAGCCCTCACGGACAAGATCGAGGAGGAAGCGGTGAAATATATCGAAAAGATCGATGAGATGGGGGGCGCCGTCGCCGCGGTGGAACAGGGGTTCATGCAGCGGGAGATTCACCGCGCGGCGCTGGAAACCCAGCGCCGGATCGAATCGGGCGAAGAGGTGGTGGTCGGTGTGAACCGCTTCCGTATGGAAGAGGAACCCGAACCCCAGCTGCTCCGGGTGGATCCGTCCCTGGCCAAGCGGCAGATCGAACGGCTCAAGGATCTCCGCAGCCGCCGTGACGCCGGGAAAGTGGAGGAATCTCTGGCGGCCCTGAAGCGGGCGGCGGAAGGGACGGACAACCTGATGCCGTACATTCTCGACGCGGTGCGCGCCTATGCCACCGTGGGGGAAATCTGCCATGCCCTGCGCGAGGTGTTTGGCGAATACCAACCGGTGTAA
- the prli42 gene encoding stressosome-associated protein Prli42, which translates to MKPLWIKLVVYTIIFALVVTTVLTGVGLFF; encoded by the coding sequence GTGAAACCCCTGTGGATCAAACTGGTCGTCTATACCATCATCTTCGCGCTGGTGGTGACCACCGTCTTGACCGGGGTCGGACTCTTTTTCTGA